Proteins encoded by one window of Gemmatimonadaceae bacterium:
- the larC gene encoding nickel pincer cofactor biosynthesis protein LarC, giving the protein MRIAILDPAHGIAGDMTLGALVALGVDREWLRALPTALGLDGVTVRVTDVTRGEIACTKVDFDIPPQPHGRHLAHIAAIVNGSSAPDAVKKVAMDAFTQLTDVEASIHGTTREKVHLHEVGAVDAILDVLGSIWGLQQLGVEAVYNTPVTLGDGFVDAAHGRMAVPAPATIRLLEGISVRPGPEGSGELATPTGAVLVRVLSKGAPPPAYTPVKVGYGAGTKDPPGRANALRIVLADVDDGRAGAETLAMLACDIDDLGGEFVAGAADAMRAAGALDVTLVQTLMKKGRPGVRVEVLCALADADRLEGLLLTESSSIGVRRLLVSRLALPRRELRVSVDGQVIRLKAVTLPDGSTRVKPEWDDVQSAARALGRSAQEVADRARREAETARL; this is encoded by the coding sequence ATGCGCATCGCCATCCTTGACCCCGCCCACGGCATCGCCGGCGACATGACGCTGGGCGCGCTCGTCGCGCTCGGCGTCGACCGGGAGTGGCTGCGCGCCCTGCCGACGGCGCTGGGGCTCGATGGGGTGACGGTGCGCGTCACCGACGTGACGCGCGGCGAGATCGCCTGCACGAAGGTCGACTTCGACATTCCGCCGCAGCCGCACGGCCGGCACCTCGCGCACATCGCCGCGATCGTGAACGGCTCGAGCGCGCCCGACGCCGTGAAGAAGGTGGCGATGGACGCGTTCACCCAGCTGACCGACGTCGAGGCGTCGATTCACGGGACGACGCGCGAGAAGGTGCACCTGCACGAGGTGGGTGCGGTGGACGCCATCCTCGACGTCCTCGGTTCGATCTGGGGCCTGCAGCAACTGGGCGTCGAGGCGGTGTACAACACGCCGGTCACGCTGGGGGACGGGTTTGTGGACGCCGCCCACGGGCGTATGGCGGTCCCGGCGCCGGCGACCATTCGCCTGCTGGAAGGGATCTCGGTGCGGCCGGGGCCCGAAGGGAGCGGGGAACTGGCTACGCCAACGGGGGCGGTGCTCGTGCGCGTCCTGTCGAAGGGTGCGCCTCCGCCGGCGTACACCCCGGTGAAGGTCGGGTACGGCGCGGGCACCAAGGATCCGCCGGGGCGCGCGAACGCGCTGCGCATTGTGCTGGCTGACGTCGACGACGGCAGGGCGGGCGCCGAAACGCTGGCGATGTTGGCCTGCGATATCGACGACCTGGGCGGCGAGTTTGTCGCCGGGGCCGCCGACGCGATGCGGGCAGCCGGCGCGCTCGACGTGACGCTCGTGCAGACGCTGATGAAGAAAGGACGGCCGGGGGTGCGCGTCGAGGTGCTGTGCGCGCTGGCCGATGCCGATCGCCTGGAAGGACTGCTGCTGACGGAGAGCTCCTCCATCGGCGTCCGGCGCCTGCTGGTGAGCCGACTTGCCCTGCCGCGGCGCGAGCTCCGCGTGTCGGTGGACGGGCAGGTGATCCGGCTCAAGGCGGTCACGCTTCCGGACGGGTCCACGCGCGTGAAGCCCGAGTGGGACGATGTGCAGTCGGCGGCGCGCGCCCTCGGGCGTTCGGCGCAAGAGGTGGCCGACCGCGCCCGTCGCGAGGCCGAAACGGCCCGGCTGTAG
- a CDS encoding tetratricopeptide repeat protein, with protein sequence MTRRRIALAAVAAALTAAPLLAQGTCEIETRKPFQLTSAVLYIQKHDQQVNDEDRAKLLKQAIKVLTDNPERIKNEVGRNYLLGGAYVRWFQDQGARPVVRAKRGDVGFADNAEGEFFLPTAMDEAMSAVEREMPACADSTLRYRNAIFAKVLNTAIAYYNAKQYDPAIEYANYALQLSPRSPQVGAAYQVLANSSQAKGDLPGAIASWERAIAKMGTDAAATPARAQANFNLAVLTHQQASLLQGAARSAGLRRAAELFKTAAELAPDGPNAATARAAYARALQESGDSVTVAGIYADMVANPAKYTALQLFEAGVVMATARKFDDAAALYEAGLAMNPYYRDALFNAANVYFAQHKPEKMASVVERLRAIDPMNPDVLKLAGAVWQERGKQAFDPKAKKLAQDSTIAYVEKAGKLPVRVVVNQFTVGRGGNATLSGSVENLGATTASFTVIFELVDKTGNGVGTTTVVADAVAPKSSKDFSVPVVGASPVAWRYTMR encoded by the coding sequence ATGACCCGACGTCGCATTGCGCTCGCCGCCGTGGCCGCGGCTCTCACCGCCGCGCCGCTCCTGGCGCAGGGCACCTGCGAGATCGAGACGCGCAAGCCGTTCCAGCTCACCAGCGCCGTGCTGTACATCCAGAAGCACGACCAGCAGGTGAACGACGAGGACCGGGCGAAGCTGCTGAAGCAGGCGATCAAGGTGTTGACCGACAACCCCGAGCGCATCAAGAACGAGGTCGGGCGCAACTACCTGCTCGGCGGCGCCTACGTGCGCTGGTTCCAGGACCAGGGGGCGCGGCCGGTCGTGCGCGCCAAGCGCGGCGACGTCGGTTTCGCCGACAACGCCGAGGGTGAGTTCTTCCTCCCCACCGCGATGGATGAGGCAATGAGCGCGGTGGAACGCGAGATGCCCGCCTGCGCCGACAGCACGCTGCGGTATCGCAACGCCATCTTCGCCAAGGTGCTCAATACCGCCATCGCGTACTACAACGCCAAGCAGTACGACCCGGCCATCGAGTACGCCAACTACGCCCTGCAGCTGAGCCCACGCTCACCGCAGGTTGGCGCGGCGTATCAGGTGCTCGCCAACTCCTCGCAGGCCAAGGGAGACCTGCCCGGCGCGATCGCGAGCTGGGAGCGGGCCATCGCCAAGATGGGGACCGACGCGGCCGCCACGCCGGCCCGCGCCCAGGCGAACTTCAACCTGGCGGTGCTCACCCACCAGCAGGCCAGCCTCCTGCAGGGCGCCGCCCGCTCCGCGGGACTGCGGCGCGCCGCCGAGTTGTTCAAGACGGCGGCCGAGCTAGCTCCGGACGGCCCGAACGCTGCAACGGCGCGCGCCGCCTACGCGCGCGCCCTGCAGGAATCGGGCGACAGCGTGACCGTGGCGGGGATCTACGCCGATATGGTCGCCAATCCGGCCAAGTACACCGCCCTCCAGCTCTTCGAGGCCGGCGTCGTGATGGCCACCGCCAGGAAGTTCGACGACGCGGCGGCGCTGTACGAGGCGGGGCTCGCGATGAACCCATACTATCGCGACGCGCTGTTCAATGCGGCAAACGTCTACTTCGCCCAGCACAAGCCCGAGAAGATGGCATCGGTCGTCGAACGACTGCGCGCCATTGACCCAATGAACCCGGATGTGCTCAAGTTGGCGGGCGCGGTGTGGCAGGAGCGCGGCAAGCAGGCTTTCGACCCGAAGGCGAAGAAGCTGGCGCAGGACTCGACCATTGCGTACGTGGAGAAGGCGGGCAAGCTGCCGGTGCGCGTCGTCGTAAATCAGTTCACGGTGGGACGTGGCGGCAACGCGACGCTGAGCGGCTCCGTCGAGAACCTCGGCGCCACGACGGCCAGCTTCACGGTTATTTTCGAGTTGGTGGACAAGACAGGGAACGGCGTGGGCACGACCACGGTCGTCGCTGACGCCGTCGCGCCGAAATCGTCCAAGGACTTCTCGGTGCCCGTTGTCGGCGCGTCGCCGGTGGCGTGGCGTTATACGATGCGATGA
- a CDS encoding DUF512 domain-containing protein: MVRVARVKPDSIAQELGIVPGTELLTVNGRELGDFLDWEFLTAEDLLEVEARLPNGDEVVYDIERLEGIPLGVELEPPTVRRCANRCEFCFIEGLPKGLRKNLYIRDDDYRLSFAYGNFATLSNLKEKDEQRIIEYRLSPLYVSVHATPWEARRVLLNNPRVPDIKEQLWRLVEGGIQFHGQMVVVPGLNDGEVLEQSLSDLWDFGDACLSVALVPVGLTQFSHLYTGRSMDVEAARSLVEVTSRWAERAQQERGFPWVHGSDELYLLAECDLPPFEHYGDFSQIENGVGALPMLRHRLESGLERLPRLDGKRIAVVTGVSMAPHMPALLEQLTNATGATFDLRPTTNSLFGPTVTTAGLLVGTDIERALADVNGADFALIPAESINEDGIFLDDVVFEELRARLPMPAFPSYDFIDVLTLQGEPAPSLAGDLP, encoded by the coding sequence ATGGTTCGAGTCGCGCGCGTTAAACCCGACAGCATCGCACAGGAACTCGGCATCGTGCCCGGGACGGAGTTGCTCACCGTCAACGGGCGCGAGCTGGGCGATTTCCTCGACTGGGAATTCCTGACCGCCGAGGACCTGCTCGAGGTCGAGGCGCGGCTCCCGAACGGTGATGAAGTCGTCTACGACATCGAGCGGCTCGAAGGCATCCCGCTGGGCGTGGAGCTCGAGCCGCCCACGGTGCGACGGTGCGCCAACCGCTGCGAGTTCTGCTTCATCGAGGGACTTCCCAAGGGGCTGCGGAAGAACCTCTACATCCGCGACGACGACTACCGCCTCTCGTTCGCGTACGGCAACTTCGCGACGCTCTCGAACCTGAAGGAAAAGGACGAGCAGCGGATCATCGAGTACCGCCTGTCGCCGCTCTACGTGTCGGTGCATGCCACCCCATGGGAGGCGCGGCGGGTGCTGTTGAACAACCCGCGTGTTCCCGACATCAAGGAGCAGCTCTGGCGCCTGGTCGAGGGGGGCATCCAGTTCCACGGCCAGATGGTCGTGGTGCCGGGGCTGAACGATGGCGAAGTGCTGGAGCAGTCGCTGAGCGACCTATGGGACTTCGGCGACGCCTGCCTCTCCGTGGCTCTCGTCCCGGTTGGGCTGACGCAGTTCTCGCACCTGTACACGGGGCGCTCCATGGATGTCGAAGCGGCGCGCTCGCTGGTGGAGGTCACCAGCCGCTGGGCGGAGCGCGCGCAGCAGGAACGCGGCTTCCCGTGGGTCCATGGCTCCGACGAGCTTTACCTGCTCGCCGAGTGTGACCTGCCGCCGTTCGAGCACTACGGCGATTTCTCCCAGATCGAGAATGGCGTGGGAGCGCTGCCAATGCTGCGCCACCGTCTGGAATCTGGGCTCGAGCGCCTGCCGCGGCTCGACGGCAAGCGCATTGCCGTCGTCACCGGCGTCTCGATGGCACCGCACATGCCGGCGCTTCTTGAGCAGCTGACGAACGCGACGGGCGCCACCTTCGACCTGCGGCCGACCACCAACTCCCTCTTCGGCCCGACCGTCACGACCGCCGGGCTGCTTGTGGGAACCGACATTGAGCGCGCGCTCGCCGACGTCAACGGCGCGGATTTCGCGCTCATTCCCGCCGAGAGCATCAACGAGGATGGCATCTTCCTCGACGACGTGGTGTTCGAGGAACTCCGGGCGCGCCTCCCGATGCCTGCCTTTCCTTCGTACGACTTCATCGACGTGCTAACGCTTCAGGGTGAGCCGGCGCCGTCCCTTGCCGGAGATCTCCCGTGA
- the der gene encoding ribosome biogenesis GTPase Der, with the protein MNIPVIAFVGRPNVGKSKLFNRIIGHDQAIVSEEAGTTRDRHFALAEWAGRKFWLVDTGGLREDSKLPMDLEIRRQVEQAIEEADLLLMVADAQVGVHPSDARIVELLRKSGKPFMVVANKVDDPRETDWFEFYRLAAGEPFPVSAANGKNSGDLLDAIVARIPDSTGDESADALRVAVVGRPNTGKSSFINRLLGEDRLVVSDIAGTTRDSIDTPFTYHGTDIIFVDTAGLRRQSKMDDGIEFYSALRTRRAIDRSDICLLVIDAMEGLHNQDLKIANMAWEQGRALIVIVNKWDLKEKDDKTSAKFEKEAGEKAPFLKYVPFIFTSALTGQRVTKVLDLILEVNAERHKRISTSQVNEALQAIVGRRQPPQAAGFEIKLNYGTQVETAPPTILIFGNNPDLLQEHYVRYLHNCFREVWGFTGNPLRLTFKRKSGVRKE; encoded by the coding sequence GTGAACATTCCCGTCATCGCATTTGTCGGCCGCCCCAACGTGGGCAAGTCGAAGCTCTTCAACCGCATCATCGGGCACGATCAGGCGATCGTGAGCGAGGAGGCGGGGACCACGCGCGACCGCCATTTCGCGCTGGCCGAATGGGCGGGGCGGAAGTTCTGGTTGGTGGACACCGGCGGCCTGCGCGAGGATTCGAAGCTGCCGATGGACCTCGAGATCCGCCGGCAGGTGGAGCAGGCCATCGAGGAAGCCGACTTGCTGCTCATGGTCGCCGACGCGCAGGTGGGGGTTCATCCGAGCGACGCGCGCATCGTGGAACTGCTGCGCAAGTCCGGCAAGCCGTTCATGGTCGTCGCCAACAAGGTGGACGATCCGCGCGAGACCGACTGGTTCGAGTTCTATCGGCTGGCCGCGGGGGAACCGTTCCCGGTATCCGCGGCCAACGGCAAGAACTCGGGCGACCTGCTCGACGCGATCGTGGCGCGCATTCCGGACTCCACGGGCGACGAGAGCGCGGACGCGCTGCGCGTGGCCGTGGTGGGCCGCCCGAACACCGGCAAGTCGTCGTTCATCAACCGCCTGCTGGGCGAGGACCGGCTGGTGGTGTCGGACATTGCGGGGACGACCCGCGACTCCATCGACACGCCGTTCACGTACCACGGCACCGACATCATCTTCGTCGACACGGCGGGGTTGCGCCGGCAGTCGAAGATGGACGACGGCATCGAGTTCTACTCGGCGCTGCGCACGCGCCGCGCCATCGACCGATCGGATATCTGCCTGCTCGTCATCGACGCGATGGAGGGACTGCACAACCAGGACCTCAAGATCGCCAACATGGCCTGGGAGCAGGGGCGCGCGCTCATCGTCATCGTGAACAAGTGGGACCTGAAGGAAAAGGACGACAAGACGTCGGCGAAGTTCGAGAAGGAAGCGGGGGAGAAGGCGCCCTTCCTCAAGTACGTGCCGTTCATCTTCACCTCGGCGCTCACCGGCCAGCGCGTGACCAAGGTGCTCGACCTCATCCTCGAGGTGAATGCCGAGCGCCACAAGCGCATCAGCACGTCGCAGGTGAACGAGGCGCTGCAGGCCATCGTCGGACGCCGCCAGCCGCCGCAGGCGGCCGGCTTCGAGATCAAGCTCAATTACGGCACGCAGGTGGAGACCGCCCCGCCGACCATCCTGATCTTCGGCAACAACCCGGATCTCCTGCAGGAGCATTACGTGCGCTACCTGCACAACTGCTTCCGCGAAGTCTGGGGATTCACCGGGAACCCGTTGCGCCTGACGTTCAAGCGCAAGAGCGGAGTCCGCAAGGAATGA
- the plsY gene encoding glycerol-3-phosphate 1-O-acyltransferase PlsY, translating into MIAAAALALAYASGSIPSAYLAGKAKGIDLRTVGSGNLGATNVYRTLGAKMAAVVFLVDVLKGALPVIILPGLVFPGDAAASTTPQWFAIACGVAAIVGHARPVFLLWKGGGKGVATAAGIFAAIAPVPLVLALIAFALVLWRTGYVSAGSLTAAVVLVAGVIVFDRGQSPATIAAVAVCLFVFWSHRANIERLRAGTEHRFSRAKSGEGE; encoded by the coding sequence ATGATCGCCGCCGCGGCGCTCGCGCTCGCGTACGCCTCGGGCTCCATCCCGTCGGCGTACCTCGCCGGCAAGGCGAAGGGGATCGATCTGCGCACGGTGGGCTCGGGCAACCTCGGCGCGACGAACGTGTACCGCACGCTGGGGGCGAAGATGGCGGCGGTCGTCTTCCTTGTCGACGTGCTCAAGGGGGCGTTGCCGGTCATTATCCTGCCGGGACTGGTTTTTCCGGGCGACGCGGCGGCTTCGACGACCCCGCAGTGGTTTGCCATTGCCTGCGGCGTGGCCGCGATCGTCGGCCACGCCAGGCCGGTCTTTCTGCTGTGGAAGGGCGGCGGCAAGGGAGTGGCGACCGCGGCCGGCATCTTCGCCGCCATCGCGCCTGTTCCTTTGGTCCTTGCGCTGATCGCGTTTGCGCTCGTGCTCTGGCGCACCGGGTATGTGTCCGCCGGATCGCTGACGGCGGCCGTCGTGCTGGTCGCTGGCGTGATCGTGTTCGACCGCGGACAGTCCCCGGCGACGATCGCCGCGGTGGCCGTCTGTCTCTTCGTCTTCTGGTCGCATCGGGCCAACATCGAGCGCTTGCGCGCGGGCACCGAACATCGATTCAGCCGGGCGAAGTCTGGGGAGGGCGAATGA